The Phycisphaeraceae bacterium genome has a window encoding:
- a CDS encoding RNA polymerase sigma factor: MTMTKSAERQVIRKAKQGDGIAIEQLIRAHQNALYAFMLRMCGRPDVAEDVVQEAFVRVLRNLDRFDTRFRFSTWLFTIAKRLYMNQVQKHSPSFESDLVDMHQGAGDRPEDGLEQAEVLRNARSAIDEALKGLNELQREIVLLFHQQNWPISEIAVYLDMPEGTIKSHLHRARKRMRRIILSSSVTERHVEEVWS; encoded by the coding sequence ATGACCATGACCAAGTCCGCCGAGCGACAGGTGATCCGGAAGGCCAAGCAGGGCGATGGGATTGCCATCGAGCAGCTGATCCGCGCTCACCAGAACGCCCTGTACGCCTTCATGCTGCGGATGTGCGGCAGGCCGGACGTGGCGGAGGACGTGGTGCAGGAGGCGTTCGTGCGCGTGCTGCGCAACCTTGACCGCTTCGACACCCGCTTTCGCTTCTCGACCTGGCTCTTCACCATCGCCAAGCGTCTGTACATGAACCAGGTGCAGAAGCACTCGCCCAGTTTCGAGTCGGACCTGGTGGACATGCACCAGGGCGCGGGCGACCGTCCCGAGGATGGGCTTGAGCAGGCGGAGGTGCTTCGCAACGCCCGCAGCGCGATTGATGAGGCGCTCAAGGGGCTGAACGAACTGCAGCGCGAGATCGTGCTGCTCTTCCACCAGCAGAACTGGCCCATCAGCGAGATCGCGGTGTACCTGGACATGCCCGAAGGCACCATCAAGAGCCACCTGCACCGTGCCCGCAAGCGCATGCGGCGGATCATCCTCTCCAGCAGCGTGACTGAGCGACACGTTGAGGAGGTGTGGTCATGA